The Streptomyces sp. NBC_01775 genome includes a region encoding these proteins:
- a CDS encoding alpha/beta hydrolase family protein encodes MTASDMATTDVAITAPAPVVSVKPVALEAPGRGEDLRVRVSAPTTGSELPVVVFSHGFGSSLNGYGPLADFWAAHGFVVIQPTHLDSRTVGLPQDDPRTPRLWRFRVEDTKRVLDQLDLLEAAVPGLRGRLDRSRIAAAGHSFGGQTAGNLLGLRVLDPVSGEGEDLSDSRIKAGVLLATAGKGGADLTPFAAEHFPFMNPDFANMTTPALVVAGDKDDLPLSVRGPEWLADPYFLSPGDKSLLTLFGAEHSLGGIAGYEAQETTDENPRRVALIQRFTWAYLRHALGIDDAGWTAAQKALAESAAPMGRLESK; translated from the coding sequence ATGACCGCATCAGACATGGCGACGACGGACGTGGCCATCACCGCACCCGCGCCTGTCGTCTCGGTGAAGCCGGTGGCGCTGGAAGCACCGGGCCGTGGCGAGGACCTGCGGGTGAGGGTCTCCGCACCGACGACCGGGAGCGAACTGCCCGTCGTCGTCTTCTCGCACGGCTTCGGCTCGTCGCTGAACGGCTACGGCCCCTTGGCCGACTTCTGGGCCGCGCACGGTTTCGTGGTGATCCAGCCCACCCATCTGGACTCCAGGACAGTGGGCCTCCCGCAGGACGATCCCCGCACCCCGCGGCTCTGGCGTTTCCGCGTCGAGGACACGAAGCGGGTCCTCGACCAGCTCGATCTGCTGGAAGCCGCCGTTCCCGGACTCAGGGGCCGCCTCGACCGAAGCCGCATCGCCGCGGCCGGCCACTCCTTCGGCGGCCAGACGGCGGGCAATCTGCTGGGCCTGCGCGTCCTCGATCCGGTGAGCGGGGAGGGAGAGGACCTGTCCGACTCGCGGATCAAGGCAGGCGTGCTGCTCGCCACGGCCGGAAAGGGCGGAGCTGACCTGACACCGTTCGCAGCCGAGCACTTCCCGTTCATGAACCCGGACTTCGCGAACATGACCACGCCGGCCCTCGTGGTCGCCGGGGACAAGGACGACCTCCCGCTGTCCGTCAGGGGACCGGAGTGGCTTGCCGACCCGTACTTCCTGAGCCCGGGGGACAAGAGCCTGCTCACTCTGTTCGGGGCGGAACACTCGCTCGGCGGGATCGCCGGCTACGAGGCCCAGGAGACGACGGACGAGAACCCCCGGCGCGTCGCACTGATCCAGCGGTTCACGTGGGCCTACCTTCGCCATGCACTCGGCATCGACGACGCCGGCTGGACGGCGGCGCAAAAGGCCCTGGCGGAGAGCGCCGCCCCGATGGGCCGGCTCGAATCCAAGTGA
- a CDS encoding helix-turn-helix domain-containing protein, which yields MTQEAASPPAQAGRADGRRNRARVLAAARASFAAEGRMAPLGEIARRAGVGPGTVYRHFPSKRELFEAVIAESVEEFVAEGRELIAAGCGGGAGDAGSRGDVGGGGRAAPQGADAGAVFFGFVTRVVERASLNRALCEAFAREAPDGRAPEAMPDARREFGRILATLLDRAQAAGAVRSDVTAAEVQALLVGCAAMEQRRKGGDGSEAEDGSEGGGGGAGAGVLTAVVCDGLRAERAVTKMDNETRSGGDGHRNETQSCELCGAPVPAARTGRPARFCGAACRQKAHRRRAREPR from the coding sequence ATGACGCAGGAGGCGGCTTCGCCGCCGGCCCAGGCGGGGCGGGCCGACGGCCGGCGGAACAGGGCACGGGTGCTGGCGGCGGCCAGGGCGTCGTTCGCGGCCGAGGGCCGGATGGCGCCCCTCGGCGAGATCGCCCGGCGCGCGGGGGTGGGCCCCGGAACGGTGTACCGGCATTTTCCCTCCAAGAGGGAGCTGTTCGAGGCGGTCATCGCCGAGAGCGTCGAGGAATTCGTCGCCGAGGGCCGGGAGCTGATCGCGGCCGGGTGCGGTGGGGGCGCCGGGGACGCCGGGAGTCGTGGGGACGTTGGGGGCGGTGGGCGTGCGGCGCCGCAGGGGGCGGACGCGGGGGCGGTGTTCTTCGGTTTCGTCACGCGGGTGGTGGAGCGCGCCTCCCTCAACCGTGCTCTGTGTGAGGCCTTCGCCCGCGAGGCCCCGGACGGCCGCGCGCCGGAGGCCATGCCGGACGCCCGGCGCGAGTTCGGCCGGATCCTGGCCACGCTGCTGGACCGGGCCCAGGCGGCCGGTGCGGTCAGATCCGATGTCACGGCCGCCGAGGTGCAGGCGCTGCTGGTGGGGTGTGCGGCGATGGAACAGCGACGCAAGGGGGGCGACGGGAGCGAGGCGGAGGACGGGAGCGAGGGAGGCGGGGGCGGCGCCGGGGCCGGGGTGCTGACGGCTGTCGTGTGCGACGGGCTGCGTGCGGAGCGGGCCGTAACGAAAATGGATAACGAAACCCGGAGTGGCGGCGACGGGCACCGTAACGAAACACAATCCTGCGAGCTGTGCGGCGCTCCCGTCCCCGCCGCCAGAACCGGCCGCCCCGCCCGGTTCTGCGGGGCCGCCTGCCGGCAGAAGGCCCACCGGCGCAGGGCACGGGAGCCGCGATGA
- a CDS encoding NmrA family NAD(P)-binding protein, with product MSTARSTILVTGATGQQGGATAACLLAGGWHVRALTRNASGAAARALAGAGAEVLVGDLDDPASLRAAAEGAHGVFSVQPTPGMPGLPEDYGPPDEVRRGREVADAALAAGVGHLVYASAFGADQSSGLSTLESKREVEEHIGSLGISSTVLRPSSFMENLLHPVWGLRDGALATPYEPDTRQQFIALADIAAFAALAFAAPARFRGRALDLAGDTLTPPETAAAISRATGQTVPYIQIPIEAVRAQSEEAARGIQSLNDGLYSLVDTEALHELHPGLLTFDAWLERTGAAALTTVLAPASR from the coding sequence ATGTCCACGGCCAGGAGCACCATCCTCGTCACCGGCGCGACCGGCCAGCAGGGCGGCGCCACCGCGGCGTGCCTGCTCGCCGGCGGCTGGCACGTCCGCGCACTCACCCGTAACGCTTCGGGGGCAGCCGCGCGCGCTCTCGCCGGGGCGGGCGCCGAGGTTCTGGTGGGCGACTTGGACGACCCCGCCTCCCTCCGCGCCGCCGCTGAGGGAGCCCACGGTGTCTTCAGCGTCCAGCCCACCCCCGGCATGCCCGGTCTCCCCGAGGACTACGGCCCCCCGGACGAGGTGCGCCGGGGCCGTGAGGTGGCGGACGCCGCACTCGCGGCGGGCGTCGGCCACCTCGTCTACGCCTCGGCCTTCGGCGCCGATCAGTCCAGCGGGCTGAGCACACTGGAGAGCAAGCGCGAGGTCGAAGAGCACATCGGCTCCCTCGGCATCTCCTCGACGGTGCTGCGCCCGTCCTCCTTCATGGAGAACCTGCTCCACCCCGTGTGGGGCCTGCGGGACGGTGCGCTGGCGACGCCCTACGAGCCGGACACCCGCCAGCAGTTCATCGCCCTCGCGGACATCGCGGCCTTCGCGGCCCTCGCGTTCGCGGCCCCCGCGCGCTTCCGCGGACGCGCGCTCGACCTCGCGGGCGACACCCTCACCCCGCCCGAGACGGCCGCGGCGATCAGCCGCGCCACCGGGCAGACCGTCCCCTACATCCAGATCCCCATCGAGGCCGTCCGCGCACAGAGCGAGGAGGCGGCGCGGGGCATCCAGTCGCTCAACGACGGCCTGTACTCGCTGGTCGACACCGAGGCGCTGCACGAACTCCACCCCGGCCTGCTGACCTTCGACGCCTGGCTGGAGCGCACCGGCGCCGCCGCCCTCACCACCGTGCTCGCGCCCGCATCCCGCTGA
- a CDS encoding GNAT family N-acetyltransferase, which produces MRRDLPEGYEISTDPARLDTDLIHQWLSQDAYWSRGRTRDKQLAAIEGSLNFGIYDGASGAQVGYARVITDRAVFAYLCDVYIAPDSRGKGLGTALATAVRDHLAPYRLGRVMLATADAHTLYAKLGFAPLEDPSLWMVLGDQ; this is translated from the coding sequence ATGCGCAGAGACTTGCCGGAGGGCTACGAGATCTCGACCGACCCCGCCCGCCTCGACACCGACCTGATCCACCAATGGCTGTCGCAGGACGCCTACTGGTCGCGCGGACGCACCCGGGACAAGCAGCTCGCGGCCATCGAGGGGTCACTCAACTTCGGGATCTACGACGGTGCGTCCGGCGCCCAGGTCGGCTATGCCCGCGTGATCACCGACCGGGCGGTCTTCGCGTATCTGTGTGACGTCTACATCGCCCCCGACAGCCGGGGCAAGGGGCTGGGTACGGCGCTGGCGACCGCCGTACGGGACCACCTCGCCCCCTACCGCCTCGGCCGCGTCATGCTGGCCACCGCGGATGCCCACACCCTCTACGCCAAGCTGGGCTTCGCTCCCCTGGAAGATCCCTCGCTCTGGATGGTGCTGGGTGACCAGTGA
- a CDS encoding cation diffusion facilitator family transporter — MSDDDAEREPMSGQDARADTGRDGETKVTVWVALGANLLIAVAKLAGGLLSGSPALLSEAAHSVADSLNEVFLLASLKRSKRPADAGHPFGYGKERFFWSLIAAVGIFVTGGCFSFFQGFEALSSGSSETMTGYAVGLVVLFVALLAEGASLVRALLQVRAQARAAGRDMATEVRRSNDPALRTVLAEDGTACLGVVLALVGVGLHMVTGEVVYEAVASLLIGTLLVYIAYALGRSAKAQLIGEAADPAMQRRVRDYLDAQPEIDTVTAALTMHLGPDSVMLAARVDLVPDLDSEAVEIALVRIKRGLSEECPGLDQIFLDIIDASHEDRLHAVRERAALDRRLEELEGEA, encoded by the coding sequence GTGAGCGACGACGACGCCGAGAGGGAGCCGATGAGCGGGCAGGACGCGCGGGCGGACACGGGCAGGGACGGCGAGACAAAGGTCACCGTCTGGGTGGCACTGGGAGCCAATCTGCTGATCGCCGTGGCCAAGCTGGCCGGTGGTCTGCTCTCGGGCTCCCCGGCGCTGCTGTCGGAGGCGGCGCACTCGGTCGCCGACAGCCTCAACGAGGTCTTCCTTCTCGCCTCGCTCAAGCGCAGCAAGCGGCCCGCCGACGCCGGGCACCCGTTCGGCTACGGCAAGGAGAGGTTCTTCTGGTCGCTGATCGCGGCCGTCGGGATCTTCGTCACAGGAGGCTGCTTCTCCTTCTTCCAGGGCTTCGAGGCCCTCAGCTCGGGCAGCTCCGAGACGATGACCGGCTATGCCGTCGGGCTGGTGGTGCTGTTCGTCGCGCTGCTGGCGGAGGGCGCCTCGCTGGTGCGGGCCCTGCTCCAAGTGCGCGCGCAGGCCCGTGCGGCGGGCCGGGACATGGCGACCGAGGTGCGGCGCAGCAACGACCCGGCGCTGCGCACGGTCCTCGCCGAGGACGGCACCGCCTGCCTCGGTGTGGTGCTCGCGCTCGTCGGGGTGGGGCTCCACATGGTCACCGGCGAGGTCGTCTACGAGGCGGTCGCCTCGCTGCTCATCGGGACGCTGCTGGTCTACATCGCGTACGCCCTCGGCCGGAGCGCCAAGGCTCAGCTGATCGGCGAGGCGGCGGATCCGGCCATGCAGCGCCGCGTCCGCGACTACCTTGACGCACAGCCCGAGATCGACACCGTCACCGCGGCCCTCACCATGCACCTGGGGCCCGACTCGGTGATGCTCGCCGCACGCGTCGACCTCGTTCCGGACCTGGACAGCGAAGCCGTCGAGATCGCGCTCGTCCGCATCAAACGCGGGCTGAGCGAGGAGTGTCCCGGCCTCGACCAGATCTTCCTCGACATCATCGACGCCTCCCACGAGGACCGCCTCCACGCCGTCCGCGAACGTGCGGCACTGGACCGCCGTCTGGAGGAGCTGGAGGGGGAGGCGTGA
- a CDS encoding LppU/SCO3897 family protein, with amino-acid sequence MSAPPPYHNQQPQQPYGYPQQGHPQQYGQQPYGQQPYGQQPYGQQPPPPRGPQRPQQASPLRGLIAAVIVLAIFGGGGWYVWKYNTDPNGGKAKAEASQSAKAEEDKKYQPNKGDCVKIKDPQGDPVAEIVDCGSSEAEYKTGEKLFGPGKECQAPYDYGIQYSGRRTTDFTQCFTKI; translated from the coding sequence ATGTCCGCACCACCGCCGTACCACAACCAGCAGCCGCAGCAGCCGTACGGCTACCCGCAGCAGGGACACCCGCAGCAGTACGGACAGCAGCCCTACGGGCAACAGCCGTACGGCCAGCAGCCCTACGGGCAGCAGCCTCCGCCGCCGCGCGGGCCGCAGCGTCCGCAGCAGGCGAGCCCGCTGCGCGGGCTGATCGCGGCCGTCATCGTCCTGGCGATCTTCGGGGGCGGCGGCTGGTACGTGTGGAAGTACAACACCGACCCCAACGGCGGAAAGGCCAAGGCCGAGGCGTCACAGTCGGCCAAGGCCGAGGAGGACAAGAAGTACCAGCCGAACAAGGGCGACTGCGTCAAGATCAAGGACCCGCAGGGCGACCCGGTGGCGGAGATCGTCGACTGCGGCTCTTCCGAGGCCGAGTACAAGACGGGCGAGAAGCTGTTCGGCCCCGGCAAGGAGTGCCAGGCCCCCTACGACTACGGCATCCAGTACTCGGGCCGCCGCACCACCGACTTCACGCAGTGCTTCACCAAGATCTGA
- a CDS encoding TetR/AcrR family transcriptional regulator, whose product MSPRGVATPDVRERLFAAAERVVERDGPGALTSRAVTTEAGCAKGLLHAHFAGLDEFVAELCLDRFARTAVKARALSGLAGQGTVARNLDAVVLALFDSGGPAVSGLAMTRPAATLRIREALEGGAPGFTAIQEAVTDYLKVEQRLGRIAETADPHTAALAVVGTAHHLLMTSWPGTTDPRPLMERLVAALVNG is encoded by the coding sequence ATGTCACCGCGTGGAGTGGCGACACCGGACGTACGCGAGCGGCTGTTCGCGGCGGCCGAGCGCGTCGTGGAGAGGGACGGGCCCGGCGCGCTCACCAGCCGGGCCGTCACCACCGAGGCGGGCTGCGCCAAGGGGTTGCTGCACGCGCACTTCGCGGGGCTCGACGAGTTCGTCGCCGAGCTGTGCCTGGACCGGTTCGCCCGGACGGCTGTGAAGGCACGGGCGCTGTCGGGACTCGCCGGGCAGGGCACCGTGGCGCGGAACCTCGACGCCGTCGTCCTCGCGCTGTTCGACTCCGGCGGCCCGGCGGTGTCGGGCCTCGCCATGACCCGCCCCGCCGCCACGCTGCGCATCCGCGAGGCTCTTGAAGGCGGGGCGCCCGGCTTCACCGCGATCCAGGAAGCCGTCACCGACTACCTGAAGGTCGAACAGAGGCTCGGTCGGATCGCGGAGACCGCCGACCCGCACACCGCGGCCCTCGCCGTCGTCGGCACCGCCCACCACCTCCTGATGACGAGCTGGCCGGGCACGACTGACCCACGGCCCCTCATGGAGCGCTTGGTGGCCGCGCTGGTGAACGGCTAG
- a CDS encoding class I SAM-dependent methyltransferase — protein sequence MPDVVNIEQAQAWNGPEGTHWARNQDRWNAVNEGFNEPLLDAAGITGDHRVLDLGCGSGQTTRLAALRAPRGHALGLDLSGPMLAEARAHAEREGITNASFTQGDAQVYPFEAGAFDAAMSRYGVMFFADPVAAFGNVGRTLRPGGRLAFVCPADAALNGWVAAMATLHDFLPAGDFGRPGLPGMFSLAAPDHIRAVLAAAGFTSVTVDQAQAYGTWGHGAEDAAEFLLGTGPGRHLMEQADATARVRARRTLTEHLRAHEAADGTVRLRSTSWLVTADRPAGPAGQSG from the coding sequence GTGCCGGACGTCGTCAACATCGAGCAGGCACAGGCATGGAACGGCCCCGAAGGCACCCACTGGGCCCGTAACCAGGACCGCTGGAACGCCGTGAACGAGGGCTTCAACGAGCCACTGCTCGACGCCGCCGGGATCACCGGGGACCACCGGGTCCTCGACCTGGGCTGCGGCTCCGGACAGACCACGCGCCTCGCCGCGCTCAGAGCGCCCCGAGGGCACGCGCTGGGCCTCGACCTGTCCGGCCCGATGCTGGCCGAGGCGCGGGCCCACGCGGAGCGGGAGGGCATCACCAACGCCTCTTTCACACAGGGCGACGCGCAGGTGTACCCCTTCGAAGCGGGCGCGTTCGACGCGGCGATGAGCCGCTACGGGGTGATGTTCTTCGCCGACCCCGTAGCGGCCTTCGGCAACGTCGGCCGGACCCTGCGGCCCGGCGGGCGCCTCGCGTTCGTCTGCCCGGCCGATGCCGCGCTCAACGGCTGGGTGGCGGCGATGGCGACGTTGCACGACTTCCTGCCGGCCGGCGACTTCGGCCGGCCGGGGCTGCCCGGCATGTTCTCCCTGGCGGCCCCGGACCATATCCGCGCGGTCCTCGCCGCGGCCGGATTCACCAGCGTCACCGTCGACCAGGCACAGGCGTACGGGACATGGGGACACGGAGCCGAGGACGCGGCGGAGTTCCTGCTGGGAACAGGCCCCGGGCGCCACTTGATGGAGCAGGCCGACGCGACCGCACGAGTCCGCGCCCGCCGCACCCTGACGGAACACCTGCGCGCCCACGAGGCGGCGGACGGCACGGTCCGACTGCGCAGCACATCGTGGCTGGTCACAGCGGACCGCCCGGCCGGCCCTGCCGGACAGAGCGGCTGA